The genomic segment CGGCGCCAACCTGAAAACAAGAAGGAGTAACACCATGAAATCAATATTCAAGAAAGCCGCACTGGCAGCCATGATCGGGCTCTCTGGGCCAGCAATGGCCAGCCTGGCCTATGTATCCAACGAGAAAGACAACACCCTTTCGGTCATCGATACCAAAACCCACGAAGTTATTGAAACCATTGATGTGGGTGCTCGCCCAAGGGGCATTCTGCTGTCCAAGGACTTCACCAAGCTCTATATCTGCGCCAGTGACGACGACACGGTGCAGGTGCTGGACCTGGCCACCCGGAAGATCATCGACACCCTGCCCTCCGGCGAGGACCCAGAGCAGTTTGCCCTGCATCCGAACAACCGGCATCTATACATCGCCAATGAGGACGATGCCATCGTGACGGTGGTAGACGTACAAACCAAGGACGTGCTGGCGCAGATTGATGTGGGCATCGAACCAGAGGGTATGGCGGTCAGCCCGGACGGTAAATGGGCGGTCAACACCAGTGAAACCACCAGCATGTTGCACTGGATCAACACCGAGACCTTTGAGATCGAGAAGAACGTGGTCGTTGGCCAGCGCCCCCGCCATGTGGAGTTCACCAAAGACAGCAAGATTGCCTGGGCCTCCGCAGAAATTGGCGGCACCGTGCACATCTTTGATGTCGACACCATCGAAGAGATCAAGCAGATTGATTTCAAGATCCGCGGCGTACCCCAGGACCGCGTTCAGCCGGTTGGCATTCAGCTGACCTCTGACGGCAAGTACGCCTTTGTGGCCTTGGGGCCGTCCAACCACGTCGCCGTGGTGGATGCCCAGACCTATGAGGTTCTGGACTATCTGCTGGTCGGTTCCCGGGTATGGCAGCTGGCACTGGATAAGGATGAGAAGTTCCTTTACACCACCAACGGTGTCTCTGGCGATGTCTCTGTGATTGATGTAGACGAGCTCAAGGTCATCAAGTCTATCAAGGTGGGCCGCTACCCCTGGGGTGTGGTGATTGATCCGACTTCATGACCATTGAAGCCCGGGACATCAGCTTCCACTACGGAGACAAAGCGGTTCTGAAGGAGGTCAGCTTCGCGCTGAGCTCTGGCCGTTTCCATGCACTTCTGGGCCCAAACGGGGCAGGTAAATCCACCCTGTTTGGCTTGCTCACCCGGCTACTGGCCTTGCAGCAGGGCGATGTCTTGCTGGGCGGCCAGTCGCTCAGAAAACAGCCCGCAGAGGCGATGCGGAAGATCGGCGTGGTGTTCCAGCAGAATGCCCTGGATCTGGACTTGTCCGTTCGCCAGAATCTGCACTACCACGCCGCGCTGCATGGCCTGTCCCGCAAAGAAGCCCGGGCCCGTGGTGACCGGGAGCTGACCCGGTTCAATCTGCTCGACCGGGCCGACGACGCGGTTCGCCAGCTCAATGGGGGGCACCGGCGGCGGGTGGAAATTGCGCGTGCACTGCTTCATCAACCCTCCCTGTTACTTCTGGATGAGCCCACCGTAGGCCTCGATGTCGCCAGCCGGCGGGCACTCAACGAACACGTTCGGACCCTGTGCGAGCAAGACGGGCTGACCGTACTCTGGGCCACGCACCTGATTGAAGAGGTTCAGGAGCAAGACAAGGTGTTGATTCTGCACCAGGGCCGCTTGCTGGCAAACGGCACGGGACAGGTGATCTGCGAGGAGCAAGGCGCACAGAATCTGGCAGACACGTTCCACAAACTGACCGGAGCCGGCTGATATGAAAGCCATCGATTATTGGCACTGTTTTATGGGCATCCAGACCCGGGAATGGCTCAGGTTCTGGCAGCAACGCACTCGCTTTGCCAGTGCGCTGGTGCGGCCCCTGCTCTGGCTGGTGGTATTCGCCGCCGGGTTCCGGGCGGTTCTGGGCATTTCCATTATCCCCCCGTACCAGACCTACATCACTTATGAAACCTACATCGTGCCCGGACTGTGCGGCATGATTATCCTGTTCAACAGTATGCAGGGGGCCCTGTCGATGGTGTATGACCGGGAACTGGGCAGCATGCGGGTGCTGTTGATGAGCCCCCTGCCCAGGCCATTTCTGCTGATTACCAAACTGCTGGCCATGGGTTTTGTGTCAGTGGCCCAGGTTTATGTTTTTCTGCTGATCGCATGGCTGGTTGGCGTAGAGCCACCCCGATGGGGGTACCTGGCGATTCTGCCCGCATTGATCCTCACCAGCCTGATGCTGGGCGCACTGGGATTGCTGATAGCCACCTGGATAAAACAACTGGAGAACTTCGCGGGGGTGATGAACTTTGTCATTTTCCCGATGTTCTTTATGTCTTCGGCCCTGTATCCGCTGTGGCGCATGAACGAAGCCAGCCCGTGGCTTTACTGGATCTGCCAGTTCAATCCGTTTACCCACGCAGTTGAAGCGATCCGGTTTTCACTCTACCTGGAATGGAACCCTCTGGCCGTCGGCATAACCGCCGGCGTGACCATCGTACTTTCGCTGTTCGCTACCGCGGGTTTTCGCCCCCAGCGGACGAAAATCCTGGGGAGCAAGCCCGCCTGATCCGGTCGAGTGTCAGGAGCCCACTCTATCCAGCCTCCTCAGCTGCTCCAACAACTCGCGAACGGCTCCCGACTCCACCACCCGGTCGTCCCATTGCAACCTTGCCGGCTTACCATCGAGGTACCAGAGCCGGTTTGCCAGTAACTCTGCATCACCGCTGTCGTGGGTCACACAGATCATGGCCATATCCGGGTTTGCGTCCAATATGCCGGCAATCAGCTGTTTCAGATCTCCCGCCATGATCGGGTCGAGCGAGGCAAAGGGCTCGTCCAGCAGCAAAAGATCCGGCTTGACTGCCAGACAGCGGGCCAAAGCAGCACGGCGCGCCATCCCCAGTGAAAGCTGATCCGGCAGGTAATGGCCATAACCGGCCAGACCAACCTGTCGCAACAGGTGCTCAGCCTCCTCATCGCTCGCGCCCACCAGCCGGAGGTTGGCTTTCAGGCTTCGCCAGGGCAACAGCCGATGCTCCTGAAACAGGTACCCGACTCGCAGTGTTTCACGACCAACCACCGCACCGGCCGGCATTGAGTTATCCAGGCCGGCGATGGCATTGATCAGCGTGGTCTTACCGATGCCAGACGGCCCCAGCAAGCAGATGCGGTCGCCACGCTTGATGGTGGCAAAAACTTCGCCCAGCACGGGCTGTGCATAGTCTCGACCGCGTATTCTCAGCTCAAGCATGGGCCTGCTCCGGCTGTCGCCAGCGATTAGCCCGCCTTTCCACAGGCTGTAACAGCCCCAGTTCAATCAACTGCACAACGGCGATAAACGCCAGGCTGTAGGCCAGAATGGCGGCAACGTCGAACACCTGGAACGCCAGGTGCAGCTGAAAACCAATACCGCTGGAACGCCCCAGCAGTTCAACCACCAGAACGATTTTCCAGATCAGTGAAAGCCCTCCCCGGGTGGCCGCCATCAGATAAGGAAAGAGCTGCGGCACCCACACCTCACGGAGCCGCTGCCAGCGGGTAAATCCGTACACGGTAGCCATCTGTTCCAGCCGGTAGTCCAGGCTGCGTGCACCTTCTCGGACTGTGACGGCAACGTTCGGGATCTTGTTGATAACAACCGCCATCACCGCGGCCGCTTCCACCAGCCCGAACCAGACATACATCAGTATGATCGTGACCAGCGCAGGCAGGTTCAGAAGCAACACCAGCATGGGATCAAACAGTGCGTTGGCGGTGCGCGACCGACCCATCACAATGCCGATACACGTACCCAGCAGCATCGCCAGGGTAAACGCCACCGCGACCCGTGCCAGCGTGGCGCCCAGATGGAACCAGAGTTGACCGCCCCGCGCTTCCTTCATCAAGGTTTCCAGCACCTGCAATGGTCCGGGTAGCAGCGGGGACTCCAGGTGCCAGGCAAACAGTCCCCAGCACACAATAAACAGCGGCAGTACCAACCAGTAGCTCCAGAATGGCGGGTGACCTGTCTGGCTGCTCACGGCGGGCTCCGGTAGAACAGGGCTTCGGGCATCAGGGCCTCGGTATCAGCGCCTGTAAGCACCAGCAGCCGCTGGAGATCGCCACGGCGCTGCTCGGTCAGCGGCGCCGGGGTGCCCGCCACAAAGCCATCCCGCAGGGCTTCGAACACGGCCTCTGTGGACTGCCCCATCAGAGGCCTTAACCGCTGCCAGTGCGATGGTTCACCGGCCAGCTCGGCTTTTGCCTGTTGCAGCGAACGGGCAAAGCGTTCAATCAACCCGGCATGCTGTTGCGCCCATTCTGAGGGAAAGACATAACCCAGTACCGGCAGGTTTGGGTCCAGGTCCAGAGCCCTGAGCAGGTCCGCCATCCCGAAAGCCGAACGCCAGCCGCCCTCGCCTCTGAGCCGGGCAGAGAAGTGCCAGTAGGTGACGATGGCATCAACCTGCTCACGCTTTAGCGCCTGGTTCAGTAGTGGCGGGGCGGCGAACTGCACCCGGGCATCTTGAGCCAGATCGATACCCTGTCGCTCTGCCACCTTGGTCAACAGCACCCAGCCCTTGCTGTCCGGCCCGCCGGCTACGCCGATGCGTTTGCCTGCCAGGTCAGCCACCGAGCGAATCGCAGACGCCTCCGGCACGACGATATCCCCGATCTGGCTTGAGAACGGCACATACAGGTAGGGGGTGCCAGCTTGGAATCGAGACTGCGCCCAGAGCAAATCGGCCACCGCGCCATGCACGGAACCACTGGTGACTGCCAGCCGTGACGCCGGCAAATTCGCCACCAGTTTCAGATCAAGCCGATAGCCGTTCTTCTGGTCCAGCTTTCTGTGTTGCAGATGATCCAGCTCCCAGTGGGCGGTACCGAACTGAAGCACGCTGATGCTGAGAACGGGCAAGCCTGCCGGTTCCTGCGAATAGCCGTTGTCCGGTGTTACCAGAAAAACCACGGCAAACACCAGGCTGAGTGCGCGAAAGCCCCGTGAGAACCACCCCTTGAGGCCCGGGTGTACGGCTTGAGTTATTCTTGTGTGATGCTTCATGCCATCACGATACGAAGCCCTCAGCCCTTCAAGAATAGTACTTTGGTGCCTGTTTTTTGGTGCGATGGTCGCATTCAACCCAAGTCCAATATGGCGTGTAATGAAAACATCACAATAATAAACAGAAGGTGATCGCACCCATG from the Marinobacter sp. LQ44 genome contains:
- a CDS encoding ABC transporter ATP-binding protein, whose protein sequence is MTIEARDISFHYGDKAVLKEVSFALSSGRFHALLGPNGAGKSTLFGLLTRLLALQQGDVLLGGQSLRKQPAEAMRKIGVVFQQNALDLDLSVRQNLHYHAALHGLSRKEARARGDRELTRFNLLDRADDAVRQLNGGHRRRVEIARALLHQPSLLLLDEPTVGLDVASRRALNEHVRTLCEQDGLTVLWATHLIEEVQEQDKVLILHQGRLLANGTGQVICEEQGAQNLADTFHKLTGAG
- a CDS encoding YVTN family beta-propeller repeat protein, with the translated sequence MKSIFKKAALAAMIGLSGPAMASLAYVSNEKDNTLSVIDTKTHEVIETIDVGARPRGILLSKDFTKLYICASDDDTVQVLDLATRKIIDTLPSGEDPEQFALHPNNRHLYIANEDDAIVTVVDVQTKDVLAQIDVGIEPEGMAVSPDGKWAVNTSETTSMLHWINTETFEIEKNVVVGQRPRHVEFTKDSKIAWASAEIGGTVHIFDVDTIEEIKQIDFKIRGVPQDRVQPVGIQLTSDGKYAFVALGPSNHVAVVDAQTYEVLDYLLVGSRVWQLALDKDEKFLYTTNGVSGDVSVIDVDELKVIKSIKVGRYPWGVVIDPTS
- a CDS encoding ATP-binding cassette domain-containing protein — protein: MLELRIRGRDYAQPVLGEVFATIKRGDRICLLGPSGIGKTTLINAIAGLDNSMPAGAVVGRETLRVGYLFQEHRLLPWRSLKANLRLVGASDEEAEHLLRQVGLAGYGHYLPDQLSLGMARRAALARCLAVKPDLLLLDEPFASLDPIMAGDLKQLIAGILDANPDMAMICVTHDSGDAELLANRLWYLDGKPARLQWDDRVVESGAVRELLEQLRRLDRVGS
- a CDS encoding ABC transporter permease, with the translated sequence MKAIDYWHCFMGIQTREWLRFWQQRTRFASALVRPLLWLVVFAAGFRAVLGISIIPPYQTYITYETYIVPGLCGMIILFNSMQGALSMVYDRELGSMRVLLMSPLPRPFLLITKLLAMGFVSVAQVYVFLLIAWLVGVEPPRWGYLAILPALILTSLMLGALGLLIATWIKQLENFAGVMNFVIFPMFFMSSALYPLWRMNEASPWLYWICQFNPFTHAVEAIRFSLYLEWNPLAVGITAGVTIVLSLFATAGFRPQRTKILGSKPA
- a CDS encoding ABC transporter substrate-binding protein, with protein sequence MKHHTRITQAVHPGLKGWFSRGFRALSLVFAVVFLVTPDNGYSQEPAGLPVLSISVLQFGTAHWELDHLQHRKLDQKNGYRLDLKLVANLPASRLAVTSGSVHGAVADLLWAQSRFQAGTPYLYVPFSSQIGDIVVPEASAIRSVADLAGKRIGVAGGPDSKGWVLLTKVAERQGIDLAQDARVQFAAPPLLNQALKREQVDAIVTYWHFSARLRGEGGWRSAFGMADLLRALDLDPNLPVLGYVFPSEWAQQHAGLIERFARSLQQAKAELAGEPSHWQRLRPLMGQSTEAVFEALRDGFVAGTPAPLTEQRRGDLQRLLVLTGADTEALMPEALFYRSPP
- a CDS encoding ABC transporter permease, with translation MSSQTGHPPFWSYWLVLPLFIVCWGLFAWHLESPLLPGPLQVLETLMKEARGGQLWFHLGATLARVAVAFTLAMLLGTCIGIVMGRSRTANALFDPMLVLLLNLPALVTIILMYVWFGLVEAAAVMAVVINKIPNVAVTVREGARSLDYRLEQMATVYGFTRWQRLREVWVPQLFPYLMAATRGGLSLIWKIVLVVELLGRSSGIGFQLHLAFQVFDVAAILAYSLAFIAVVQLIELGLLQPVERRANRWRQPEQAHA